In gamma proteobacterium HIMB55, the genomic stretch ATTCTAGTGGTGACTGGAACGAGTTTTCTGGTCCTTATGGCCCCTCGGTTCTGACAAAAAGTCTCTCCCAGTCCAGGGTGCAACGACTGGGAACCGAGTTTTCGTATGAAATAAAGCCATTAGAAATATACGAGAATGGCAAGGGCAGTATGACCATCAATGGCCCTTCCAAACTGAAAGCGGATAGCTTTGCGGAGAACCTTTTCGTTGATAATTATTTATCTGGAAACTTACCTATTTCGGGCGGTGGCAACGTCTTCCTTAACTCAAAGCAAACCCGAATCGCTTCTGGTGGCGAGGCAATAACACTCGGTGGGCGTATCGATTTGAGTCGCTCTCAAGTGAGTGCCCGAGCCACCATTGCCGATGTCCTCGACTACGATGGAAAGACCTATGTGCTGGCATGGCCCGGTCACCCAACCTTAGAGTTCCCACAAAATAAAACTGCTCGCGCAAAAATTTATGTAGACCGAGCGCGCAACTTTGCGCAGTCACAAAATGGCGATCTTGCTGTTTACTCAAACGACGCTGAGGCGGACGCTATCACTGCGTGGTTTGGTGATCTGAACACCGCTGTGAATGCCAACGATGCTGATACTTTAAGAGGTCAGATTGATATTTGTGATGATCGACCTAAGGTGTGTGCAAAGCTTGAGACCACAAACACTAAGTGGTGGAGCTCGCTTGTCATTGGAGCTAAGAAAACGGGTGATACGTGGTCTTGGGTTACCAACGAAGAGCCGACGCTACTTGCTGAGAATGATCCACTGGCGGGCATTTCTGCCGATGCAGCACTCGCATCGGATTACCTTATTACGTCCGTAACCGACGCGGGTACGTCTGGGGTAAGAACAGGCACTGCAGCTACCACCGATCAGGTACCGCTTGTGCTGATCGAGTTGCCAACACAAATGACGTTGTCCCAGGTTCAAGCAGCTTGGGACGCGTGGGAAGATGATCCAAGTGGTCTACCAAACTCGGCTATTTTGAACCCCACGTTTAATGCCGACCCGGATACGTGGCTCGTCACTTCGTCACGCGGAAAGATTGATGAGGATGACGGTTTCGACCTCAAAGGTGACCTCACCAACGTCTACTGGGGCGACGTGGGAGAGTCGGTAGTTGATTTTGCTGTTAATGGTTACTCACGTGACTTCAACAAAATGCCGCTGGACTACACACCCTTGGCAACAACGGCGCCCGAGTCGGCGTATCCGTTTGTCGCCAAGCTTGAAATCTTGGATGGCGACGGAGCGGAACGTGCGGATCAGCGCTTTGCTGCTGAACCGACAGTATGGCGCGTCACCTTTAACCGCGACATGGATCAAACGATTCAGCCCTTGGTTACTTATGGTCCGGCCGAGCCCTACACGGACTTTACCGTGACAGGTAACTGGGTCAGCGCACGAGTTTGGCAGGGCAACCTCACTATTTCGCCCATTGCGACCGATGGCTACCAGTATGTCCGTATCGCGGGCGCGGTTGCTGCTGACGATGCTTGGTTGACGACAGGTGTGGACCGGGCGCGATTCCGGTTTGAAGTAAATACCTCAGGCGTTGAGTCATTAAACCTTCAGGCAACCGGTGGTGAAGGCTACGTGGACCTCTCGTGGAACCAAGACGACTACGAGACCATGCTGGGCTTCAACATCTATCGATCGGAAAGTCAGGACTCAGGGTTCACCCGAATCAACCAGACGTTGGTGGATGACAGTGTTCGAACCTATCGCGATGAAAATACGCAGCCAGGTGTGACCTATTACTACTACTTCACCGTAGCTGTCTCGGGTGCTGAGTCAGAGCCCTCTAACACCGCTTCTGCGACAGCGGTCGATACCGAAAAGCCGGTAATGTCGCACACGGTGGCGACACAAGGTGTCTACGAATCCGCCAAGCTGTTGCAGGCAGAGGTTACCGACAACATCGCGGTGACGGCAGTGACGCTTTACTACCGTGCAATCGGCGCGACTGACTATATTTCGATTGCCATGAATAATACGGACGGAAATACCTACGCTGCCTCCGTTCCAGGAAGCGCCATGGTACCCCCCGGTGTTGAGTACTACATCGAAGCAACTGATGGCGCGAGCTTCGCTTACAGCGGACGGGCGAACACGCCGAATACCATTACGGTTGAGAACAGTCCGGTAGTGACGAATGTTTCTCCGAACTCGGGGTCACAAGCTGGTGGCACAGCGATCATCATTTCGGGTAACAACTTTGTTGATGGTGCGAGCGTGCTATTGGGTGCTGCGACCTGTCAGAACGTGACGGTTGAGTCAACGTCGCGTATTTCATGTACGACACCGGCCAATATTCCTGAGACGGTCTCGATGAGAGTGACTAACCCCGACAACTCGACTGGTCTGTTATCGAACGCCTTCACCTTCGTGGGTAACGCAACGGTTCTTTCTCTACCCGATGTCGAGGGTAATGTAGGGACTACGCTCGATGTTGCACTCACCACGGGTGCCGTTGCTGGATTACAGAGTTTCTCGACGACGATAATGTGGAACGCGGAACACATTCAGCTTCAGGAAGTGCGCAAGGGGTCGCTTGTTAACGCGTGGGAGATGGTTGAAAACGCGACAGCGAATACTGTTACCGTTGCGGCGGCGAGCAGCAGTACGGTAACGGGTTCTGGTGAGTTACTTGTGCTTGAATTTACGGTGTTGGCTGGTGGTGACGTGACTTCCCCCATCCAAATAACCTCGGCGCGACTGAACGACGGCAACATCACCGCCACAACCCAAGATGGTTCGTTTACGGCCTTCGCGGGCTTTACGGTTGGCGGAAACGTGAAGTTCTGGGATGCCGATCAAACACCGGTGTCTGCAGTGATTACACTTGATAGTGGCGCGACCGAGACCAGCAGTGACGCGGACGGCAGTTACCAATTTGCCCGAGTGCTCGATGGGCAGCGCAAGCTCGTACCCTCGAAGGACGACGGTGCAAACGACTCAGTGCGACTCTACGACGCATCGCTCATACTTAGTCAGGTAGTGGGTACCACCAACTTATCTCCTAACGCGTTGATTGCGGCAGACGTCACCGGCAACGGTATCGTGACTGAGCAGGATGCCGCCAAGATCTTGGAGGTGTCTGCGGGCCTTAAGTCATTGCCGTTTGCCAACATTGGCAGGTTGTGGGCCTTCACGCCAAACGAGATCAATTACGACGGGCTGAGTGACAACATCACCGACGCTAACTTTACGGCGATCTTTATGGGTGATGTGTCAGGTAACTGGGCGAATCCGGGCGGCCTTCAGACGAGCATAAGTACACGCCTCGTGTTAGACGATATTTCGAACGAAGGGATTGCCACGGTCAATGTGTTCGCACGACCACCAGCGCCGACCATGCAGATCAGTGCGTTCGAACTGTTACTTGCAACGACGCCGGGAGCATCGTTAATCGACGTGTCTAAGACGGCGCCATTCGCCGGCTGGTCGAACCCGCATATTGTTATCGACGGTAGCCAGTCTCGCATCAGTCTCTACGACGATGTAAGCGGCGCTTTCTCGGAAGAGATGCATATCCTGACGCTGCGTTACTCGCTAGCTAACGGTAATCAGTCGATTGCTTCGACGCGTGGCTGGCTCAATGAGACCAAGCTGTTTAGTGGCAAGCCACTAGCCTTCCGTGTGGGTGATGACATGGACGGGGACTGGGTGCCCGATGATGAGGATGCGTTCCCTGATGATGTGTCTGCCTCTGTAGATACCGACGGCGATGGCATGCCAGACAATTGGAACCCGGGTTACAGCGAGCGTGATTCTGAATCTGGTCTGGTGCTCGACCTCGACGACGATAACGATGGTTACAGTGACAAAGAGGAGTCTGAGGCTGGAACAGATGCGCTCGACGCCAACGATCAGCCTTTCCTCAAGATGAGCAAGGTGCTGATTAAGGTTGCCATCGATAAGGCCGCTGAAAATGCAGCCAACCAAGCGACAAATTCACCGTAGTGAACCGACCCAGCGATAAGCTGGGACTCTGGGGGACTTGAAACGCTGCCACGTTGTTGGCGGCGTTTTTTTATTTCTGGCAGCCGATTATGCCTGGTGCCAAAGCACCTTTTGGTTACTTTGTAACTCCTTGAAACAACGAGTAGCATGATCAAAGGACGTAAGAATTATCCGGGGTAATAAATGCGTTATCTGAAGCTAATACCTGTGGGACTAATGATTGCTGCGCTCTCATATGCTCAGGAGCCAGAGGATGTGTCAGGCAGCGAGACAGCTGCTGCGAAATCCGACCGGGTAATTTCGGAACCCGATTTCCACGTGCTCAAACGTCAGAGATCCTTCCGTGGCCCCTACACTGACCAGGATGATCCGCTCCTGCTAGCTGAGCAAAGCAAGGAAAATGCACGTACAGGTGTGAACCCCAACGAACTCTCGTGCCGTCCTCCGCATTGCTCAAGAGAAGATGCGCGGCTGATCATAAAGCTGGCGACCCCTGCGAGTGCGCAGGCACTGGCAAAGGCCACGGGTAACAGTTCCAAGCAAAGCGCATACTTTGTTGACACGTCGCTGACCCCAATTTTTTCTCAATCCCAAGTCACCAAAGCGCGTGCAAAACTCGTCTCCACCCGCACCAAGATGCCTTTGAACTCCATGGGGAAGCCGGTCGATTTAATGCGCTGGCGAAGTCTAGCGCTCCCAGCCGGCACTGATTTGGACGAGGCAATAGCCGACTTATCACTTGATCCACGCGTTGAAGTCGTGGAGTCCAGCTTTGAGCGCCAGTTAAAAGGCGAACTCAGTAAACCTGGTGAAGACAGTTCAATGTCTACCTTGGCTGTTGTGGCAAATGACCCAAGGAAAGGCGAACAATGGGCGCTTGAGCGGACTCGCACTGAAGACGCTTGGCAATGGCTTGAGGACAACGGATATCCCGCTTGGGGCGACCGAAACATCGTAGTGGCGGTCATTGACTCAGGAGTGGATTACACCCACGAAGACCTTGCCGGCAATATGTGGGTGAACGCGGGTGAGATTCCAGGCAACGGCATTGACGACGATAACAATGGGTTTGTTGACGATGTCTATGGCGCAGATGTCGTGGGTCAGGAAGGTCAAGACCATGATGGCGATCCACAAGATGACAACGGTCACGGAACGCACGTGGCGGGCATCATTGCCGCTCAAGGCAACAACGATATTGGGATCATTGGTGTGGCTCCCAATGCACAGATTATGGCCATTAAGGCCGCACAGTACTCGGGTGTTTTAACCTCGACCGATATCTCAGAAGCGATTCTTTACGCTTATCAGCAAGGTGCCGACATTATCAACATGTCCTTTGGCGGCTCGGGGCGATCAGTGCTCGAGGAGGAGGCGCTAGCAGTCGCCTTCAGCAACGCCGTCTTGGTAGCCGCTGCAGGTAACCAGGGCATCTACAACGATCGTAATTGTGGCATTTTTGCTCGCCCAAGCTATCCCGCAGCTTATCCCTATGTGCTTGGTGTGATGGCTGAGAGCCAATTTGTGGCAGCCAACGGTGATTGGCTGGCCGGGTTTTCTAACTGGGACTGCAAGGCCAGAAACGGACTCGAGTACGAGGTTATGGCTCCGGGAGTCGACGTCCTATCGACGATTCCCGGTAATGGCTACGCGGCGTGGGATGGCACTTCAATGGCAGCGCCTGTTGCCGCTGGTATGGCGGCCCTCGTCAGAACGCGCTTTGATGACAAGTCGGTTTACTCTTCGCGCTTTATCATGGGGCAGGTTGCATCCACAGGTGCAAGCAAGCAAGGGAATACACCTTGCCGAGGCTGTTTGCCGAAGTCTTATCTCTCAGCGGACGCACTAACGGCGCTGACGGAAGTCCCTGAGCCTAGCCTGTCTTATCTTAAACATTATCTTTTCGATGAGACTGACAGGGCAGGTAACGACGGCGATGGCATCGTAGATGCCGGTGAGACCATCGATCTTGCGCTCATAATCAAAAACTACTGGGGTATGGCCGACAACGTCGAGGTAACCCTTGAAGCTCAGGCGGCCGGTGCAGTCGCAGGCCCCGATCCTTATGTGACGTGGGATGTCCCGACAGTGAATTACGGTGGGGTTGGCTCGTTTAATGAGGATGACAACGGGCTTATTTATGACGACGAGCAGTATATCACTGGAGTGAATTCGCCATTCAGATTCACGGTGGCCGCCGATACGCCCAATGAGCACATCATTCCCATGCTTGTCACAATGACTGCGACGAATGGATTAGACCCCAACGATACAAGTACTTACACGACAACTTCACGTTTCAATCTTATTGTTCAGCGTGGGAGGGAGCTGCCTCGGGTCATCGACTCTGATGCCCCCGGTACTGATGGCGGGCAAATTGATACAGATGGCGTCGAAGATGGTGTGGTGACTATTGATGACTCCACGCTTTGGCTTATTGATAACCCCGTCTTGATTGCAGAGGACACCACTTTGAAGGTTGGCCCCGGAGCCACCCTACAGTTTTGGGGAACTCAACCCGACGACACCTATGCAGTGTTTGAGAATCCCTACCTGCAGGTCGAAGGGACACTGGATGTCGAAGGAACGGTAGAAAAGCCTGCAGTCTTCAAGCCTTCAGACTTATTTCCTGATAGAGCGGTTGTAATCGATAACAGAAGTATCGTTCGTATTCGGCACGCTGAGCTATATAATTTGAGTAGGCAGCAACAAGTAACGGGGTATCAAAATTATAACTTCGATCTGATTGACCATAGTCTCGTGACCAGAGTTGCATTGGATGGATGGCTGGTTGTGCGCCGATCGGAGTCTGGGTATTTTAGTACTAATCCCGGAGTAACTTTCGGCGTTTCTACGCTGAGTAACTCTCGTCTGAATCGGCTTGGCAACGAGCTTCCTTATGCCAGAGAAATTGACAACGTTGTTACCCAATCAACAGGTCCTGCGCAATTTTTTATGGGAGGTTATGGATGGGAGCAGGCACTTGTTTGGGAGAGAGCCGAAACTTCCCTTTTTGACGGTACTTATCTAAATTCATCGCAATATCAATATAGATTTTTACCTGAACTACGCTCTTCGGTTCTGCTGAATAACAATCAAAGTTGGGTTAATCGTTACGGGGAAACGGTGACTCAAGGTTCTAGGGGGCAACTACCTCCGTATGCTTTAAGTTCTCGGTCGCTGGTGCTGACCACTAGTCAGATTGATGACCGAACGTATGCACTGATTGTCATGGCGAATCCAAACCAACAACTACCGTATTCGTCTTGGGAGTCTAAGGCACTAGCGTTTAACGAGTTCGCATCCTCTTTAGGCGGGTCGTTGCTTGTTTATTCTTCCGATGATGAGCGAGATAAAGTCCAGTCATGGTTGGCCGGCTATTGGAATAGACTGGATACTGAGACTAGTGAACAGTTATTGGATTTGTGCGGCGACAATTTGGCTTTTTGCCAATGGATGAAAGGTCAAAAGTGGGATGCTAATCAGTTCGCTTATGGTGTGTATAGAGATGAGAATGGTTGGGGGTGGATTACTGGTGAGGAGCCAGAACTCACTGGCTACGATCCGACTAAAGATGCAAACATCATCGAAAATTCTGATGCTCGCTTCGTTCTGGGTTATGCCTGTTGCACCCAAAGCTATAATTTCGCCAGCCCTAAACTTGCGCTGGTGGAGTTGCCATCTCTACTGACGCAACTTGAAGTTCAGAGCGAATTGGACGAATGGATTGAGGCCCGACCTTCAGCTGTCAGTGGTAACGCCATCTTGAACCAGTGGTGGGACCCCGTACCTAATCACTGGATGGTGATAGAGACACCCAATAAATACGATGACTTTGGGTTGTTTAGCGACAGCGTCGATATGACAGGAGTCTTTTGGGGTACTCAGTCAGAGGAACTTATTCGTAACGCGGTGAGGAGCTATCAAACTGACTTCAACAAGCTTCCTGCCACTATTTTTCCCGCAGCGACAACACCCTCGGACTCCGCTTACCCATTCGTTGTCGACGTCGATATCAAAGACTCGGACGGTAACGCTAGAGCCGATAGCAGGTTCGCCTCAGAGGGCACCGTTTGGGATGTCACGTTCAATAGAGACATGGATGCCAGCGTTCAGCCGATGGTCACCTTTGGCCCTGATGTTCCGTATACAGACTTCACTGTACCCGGTGACTGGATCGACGCGCGAACATGGCGAGGCGAGGTGACAATTTCGCCTGTTGCAACAGATGGTTATCAATACGTCCGAGTTGCTGGCGCTGTTGCAGCTGATGATCCAGGACTTGTCACAGGTAACGATCAGAAGCGCTTCCGTTTCGAGGTCATCACCTCTGGCACTGAGTCCCTGAATCTTCAGGCCTCGGGTGGCGAGGGTTACGTCGACTTGTCCTGGAACCAAGACGACTACGACACCTTGATGGGCTTCAATATCTACCGCTCGACGTCACAGGACGGCAACTACGTGCGCATTAATCAGACGCTTGTGGGGAATGAAGACCGCGAATACCGTGACTCAAACACGGAGCCGGGCGTGCAGTATTTCTACTACTTCACTGTCGCGCTCGATGGGTCTGAGTCGGA encodes the following:
- a CDS encoding subtilisin-like serine protease (PFAM: IPT/TIG domain; Subtilase family); its protein translation is MRYLKLIPVGLMIAALSYAQEPEDVSGSETAAAKSDRVISEPDFHVLKRQRSFRGPYTDQDDPLLLAEQSKENARTGVNPNELSCRPPHCSREDARLIIKLATPASAQALAKATGNSSKQSAYFVDTSLTPIFSQSQVTKARAKLVSTRTKMPLNSMGKPVDLMRWRSLALPAGTDLDEAIADLSLDPRVEVVESSFERQLKGELSKPGEDSSMSTLAVVANDPRKGEQWALERTRTEDAWQWLEDNGYPAWGDRNIVVAVIDSGVDYTHEDLAGNMWVNAGEIPGNGIDDDNNGFVDDVYGADVVGQEGQDHDGDPQDDNGHGTHVAGIIAAQGNNDIGIIGVAPNAQIMAIKAAQYSGVLTSTDISEAILYAYQQGADIINMSFGGSGRSVLEEEALAVAFSNAVLVAAAGNQGIYNDRNCGIFARPSYPAAYPYVLGVMAESQFVAANGDWLAGFSNWDCKARNGLEYEVMAPGVDVLSTIPGNGYAAWDGTSMAAPVAAGMAALVRTRFDDKSVYSSRFIMGQVASTGASKQGNTPCRGCLPKSYLSADALTALTEVPEPSLSYLKHYLFDETDRAGNDGDGIVDAGETIDLALIIKNYWGMADNVEVTLEAQAAGAVAGPDPYVTWDVPTVNYGGVGSFNEDDNGLIYDDEQYITGVNSPFRFTVAADTPNEHIIPMLVTMTATNGLDPNDTSTYTTTSRFNLIVQRGRELPRVIDSDAPGTDGGQIDTDGVEDGVVTIDDSTLWLIDNPVLIAEDTTLKVGPGATLQFWGTQPDDTYAVFENPYLQVEGTLDVEGTVEKPAVFKPSDLFPDRAVVIDNRSIVRIRHAELYNLSRQQQVTGYQNYNFDLIDHSLVTRVALDGWLVVRRSESGYFSTNPGVTFGVSTLSNSRLNRLGNELPYAREIDNVVTQSTGPAQFFMGGYGWEQALVWERAETSLFDGTYLNSSQYQYRFLPELRSSVLLNNNQSWVNRYGETVTQGSRGQLPPYALSSRSLVLTTSQIDDRTYALIVMANPNQQLPYSSWESKALAFNEFASSLGGSLLVYSSDDERDKVQSWLAGYWNRLDTETSEQLLDLCGDNLAFCQWMKGQKWDANQFAYGVYRDENGWGWITGEEPELTGYDPTKDANIIENSDARFVLGYACCTQSYNFASPKLALVELPSLLTQLEVQSELDEWIEARPSAVSGNAILNQWWDPVPNHWMVIETPNKYDDFGLFSDSVDMTGVFWGTQSEELIRNAVRSYQTDFNKLPATIFPAATTPSDSAYPFVVDVDIKDSDGNARADSRFASEGTVWDVTFNRDMDASVQPMVTFGPDVPYTDFTVPGDWIDARTWRGEVTISPVATDGYQYVRVAGAVAADDPGLVTGNDQKRFRFEVITSGTESLNLQASGGEGYVDLSWNQDDYDTLMGFNIYRSTSQDGNYVRINQTLVGNEDREYRDSNTEPGVQYFYYFTVALDGSESEPSNKASATPIDTVKPVMSHNIISTATFGSTVMVQANVTDNISVQSVTLYYRAIGDTTYTSVDMVNTSGSTYRASIPASATQPPGVEYYIAATDGSSYTYNGRASSPNKITVENNPVVTSVSPSAGSTAGGEVISVSGNNFVDGATVALGSATCQNVVWASESRLTCTTPASAPNLVAVTVENPDGGKGVLTSAFTFVGNSTTMALPDITASQGQTRDVALTVDPVSGMQSFTAVISWNGDHLQYAGFTKGALVSGWDVVSQLEGTTLTIAGSSSTSVSGSGELVLLEFGVVADGDVSSVIDLVSAQINEGYIETALVDGSFTTAAGFSISGQVRFWDASNTAVAASVTLDNTLEETSDEATGHFQFSGVLDGTHTLNIGKEDGINDSIRGYDASLILSHVVGSATLTGSALAAADVTGNGEISALDASKVLEVAAGLETVPFANQASPWTFEPAERRYDEVTSNITDADFTAIYMGDVSGNWGELSTQSSTGVRLELDSITREGIATVNVLAAPPVEGTAISSVELTLNTTAGVSLIQASRTPSTNNWSEPLVTVGDNAFSAIIYDDVSGAFSTETHVLSLELSLTNGQQAVTSMGGWLNEMQLYSSEAFALKSANDTDGDFVDDDEDAFPNDPAASTDTDGDGMPDDWNPGYTARDSESGLVLDLDDDNDGYSDKEEEEADTDSLNAADQPISGMSILLIKQAIDSAAARSQQ
- a CDS encoding subtilisin-like serine protease (PFAM: IPT/TIG domain; Subtilase family) → MVKLAVRLLWLVPVLWTGVALSQSDETDLLAQAKLDEAQTAAVSEPNYEVLDRMRNFRGPYTNLDDPVRALERKREAERVGVDMSAPSCKPPSCNMGEGSVIVKLANTNNLYKGGGPSVTGKVPSRFYSDAALTPVFNEKLVSRAVSKYKAANARAATNSKGNEVDLTRWYSLRLPAGADVNEAVKDLSRDPRIEEVEPNYEYRLTDTRRGTMQRTAPVNTPNENQLLAIPTNDPQRNGQWHLGRINVEAAWEWLEADGKEKWGDRSIVVAVVDSGVDYTHEDLAGNMWVNTGEVAGNNIDDDNNGIVDDVYGASFVGGDSDHNGDPTDYNGHGTHVAGIIAAQGNNNLGVIGVAPNVQIMAVTSAQYTGVLTSADISEGILYAYNQGADIINMSFGGGARSTLQEEALATAFSSAVLIAAAGNDGNYNDDACGDTPAPMYPGAYTYVVGVMAEAQSANSQGSWLTGFSNFDCTAKNAVEYDVMAPGQDILSTVPGGGYAAWDGTSMAAPVVSGIAALVRTRFPDKAVYSSRFIMGQVAATGTAKQGQVNPKTGAPISYLSSDAELALTDTPKPDLAYLSHFLWDEVQDGTPNDDDGKVDAGERISLAVTIKNVWGQADNVSVTLSAQAQQGEGVSIADPYVTFETAIVDYGSTGSFAEDDNGLIYDDDGLLTGVEAPFVFTVAANTPNEHIIPMLVTITATNGLDDADATVYEFESDFKLISYSGRELPRVINSDAPGTDGGAIDSDGVVDGVVTIDDSARWIIDNPVLVEEGTTLKIGPGAIVQFWGSQSDAAYAVFENAYLQVDGELIVEGTAAKPVTLTPSELFDNRAVVIENKGVASFGYANIWNHVPTKGGLLLYATPYEQMHHVFLGRLRPDLLMLYSRDSSGDWNEFSGPYGPSVLTKSLSQSRVQRLGTEFSYEIKPLEIYENGKGSMTINGPSKLKADSFAENLFVDNYLSGNLPISGGGNVFLNSKQTRIASGGEAITLGGRIDLSRSQVSARATIADVLDYDGKTYVLAWPGHPTLEFPQNKTARAKIYVDRARNFAQSQNGDLAVYSNDAEADAITAWFGDLNTAVNANDADTLRGQIDICDDRPKVCAKLETTNTKWWSSLVIGAKKTGDTWSWVTNEEPTLLAENDPLAGISADAALASDYLITSVTDAGTSGVRTGTAATTDQVPLVLIELPTQMTLSQVQAAWDAWEDDPSGLPNSAILNPTFNADPDTWLVTSSRGKIDEDDGFDLKGDLTNVYWGDVGESVVDFAVNGYSRDFNKMPLDYTPLATTAPESAYPFVAKLEILDGDGAERADQRFAAEPTVWRVTFNRDMDQTIQPLVTYGPAEPYTDFTVTGNWVSARVWQGNLTISPIATDGYQYVRIAGAVAADDAWLTTGVDRARFRFEVNTSGVESLNLQATGGEGYVDLSWNQDDYETMLGFNIYRSESQDSGFTRINQTLVDDSVRTYRDENTQPGVTYYYYFTVAVSGAESEPSNTASATAVDTEKPVMSHTVATQGVYESAKLLQAEVTDNIAVTAVTLYYRAIGATDYISIAMNNTDGNTYAASVPGSAMVPPGVEYYIEATDGASFAYSGRANTPNTITVENSPVVTNVSPNSGSQAGGTAIIISGNNFVDGASVLLGAATCQNVTVESTSRISCTTPANIPETVSMRVTNPDNSTGLLSNAFTFVGNATVLSLPDVEGNVGTTLDVALTTGAVAGLQSFSTTIMWNAEHIQLQEVRKGSLVNAWEMVENATANTVTVAAASSSTVTGSGELLVLEFTVLAGGDVTSPIQITSARLNDGNITATTQDGSFTAFAGFTVGGNVKFWDADQTPVSAVITLDSGATETSSDADGSYQFARVLDGQRKLVPSKDDGANDSVRLYDASLILSQVVGTTNLSPNALIAADVTGNGIVTEQDAAKILEVSAGLKSLPFANIGRLWAFTPNEINYDGLSDNITDANFTAIFMGDVSGNWANPGGLQTSISTRLVLDDISNEGIATVNVFARPPAPTMQISAFELLLATTPGASLIDVSKTAPFAGWSNPHIVIDGSQSRISLYDDVSGAFSEEMHILTLRYSLANGNQSIASTRGWLNETKLFSGKPLAFRVGDDMDGDWVPDDEDAFPDDVSASVDTDGDGMPDNWNPGYSERDSESGLVLDLDDDNDGYSDKEESEAGTDALDANDQPFLKMSKVLIKVAIDKAAENAANQATNSP